The following is a genomic window from Solanum stenotomum isolate F172 unplaced genomic scaffold, ASM1918654v1 scaffold19150, whole genome shotgun sequence.
AGAATTGGTCTATAAGATGCTGTAATGCTAACTTTCATTCTAGAAAGAAATTACATGTATACGTTTAAAAGTCTGCTTGCTGCTCGAACATTGTTTGTAGGGACGTATCTTGCACTAACCCACGTAGATGCTAAGCTGATCTAATCTGGTTTCTATTTCACACATTTTATTCTGAATCTTCTCTGCGAGAATGCTACATGACTGACGTACTGCTTGTTTCTTATGGTCCACAGACTAGGGAAATAATAGAAGACCTGAGATCTGCAAGTGAGTTAGAAATGCAGGGCGGAAGGGGCAAATTAGGTGCTGATACCAAGACCCTACTTAGGATCCTGTGTCATCGAGGAGAGTCAGAGGCCTCTCAGTTTGTCAAGAAGCAATTCAAAATCCCCAAATCTGGAGCTTAGTGTACTTGTCGTGTATAATTTTAGAGGACCTAGCAAAACCATTGATGAGATTGTAACATAATACACTATCAAAACTCTTTTTCCCCCTTAATTTTTCAGGATCTCATTTGTCGATGAGACAATCTGCTGCacagattattatttttcttcaggGAATGTACTTAAAACGTAGTTTTTTGTTTATTGTTACATGTATATGTTTAGTGTGCAGTCTTAAACCTGTTTGGGAGGCATGTATGTACAATTTCTGCAGTCATGGGAGATTTTTCGTTGTTGTATCGTTCTGGTAAGTGAGGTATTAAAGATTTTTCGTTGTTGCAAAAACAGCTCAAGAATAATCTGCTTTGTTATTggtttctccttttttctgGTTTATCACAAAGTAATAGGAGAGATTCACATGAGGGAGCAAGCTAGAGAACAAAAATTGAAATCTCATTTGATACTATAACAGAAGGAATTGGCAAAAATAGATTGCCTGAAAATTTTAAGCTGGTAAAACTTGAAAAGGCCTATCCATCAGACATTAAAGATTGTATCGATTCTTTTTGGGACTTCAAAACATATTATATTTCATGATTGCATCAACGTAAATCGGATATATTCATCTCAGGTGGAAAGTGGTTTCATGTGTCACAGGAACCAATTTAGAGTCTCAGAAGACTCGGACATCGAGACATTTAGAAGCAGGACAAGAGCAAAAAACAATTACCTATAAAATCCATGAATGATAAGAGATCTTCCAATCTGATAGATACAGATAAATCTCAAAATTACAGAGCACAGATCATCAGttgaaaattgaacaagaaTCCTTCAGAAAACTGAACTCAATAGTAGAACTTAAACTTAACTCGTACTTAATTACATACTCAATAATAGACAGAGATCTGTGTGTGTAGATTTCAGGCATTTGCTATAGATTGTCGTAGAACTCCAAATGGCAAGCATTAAAAAGGAGGCATGTTACTCGTCATCTTTGTAAGGGTACTCCTCAGGAACTTGCTTCAGAAGCTTCAGTTGCAACTCAAATGCGTCATCCCCTCTGAGCATATCACGAAGCCACGTAACCTCTGTTTTCATTGACACCTGAACACACAGGGAAAATAGAGAGTTTTTCAATTGCAACAAATTTTAGTCCAAGACAAATTCAACaatctcaaaattttaactGATCACAGTTATTCATGTAAACGCCGGAAGCTTGCATAGAATATTATTCCCTCATATCAATGTGTTGACTCCTTTGATAGCTTCCTCCAGGAAATAGCACCTTTGGCCCTTATTTGGATGGTTTGGAaaggaaaaaatagagaagtttggaaaggaaaaaatagagaagTATTTTGAGGGAGTTGAAAAATGTACAGATTATAgagaaatctttttttttctttttcttttgttgacaCTTTTGGCACACCTTTAACATTCCAGTAAGCATTGATGATTGGCTACTATTTATAGAGAATCATGTATAagcttagtgatttttttttaatcacatcTTGTTTAAGGAGCAACCACTTTTCAACTAATACAATTACCAGTTTCCAAAAAAGAGAGCTATGCAACTATCCATGACAGATTATGTAAATAACCACTTTACTCTTTCCAGGTACCAAAGCAAGAGAATGAAATCAATTTACAGGGTTGTACCGTAGCATGGATACAATAACGAACAGATGGTAACAATAATATGAAATGACTACGAAGAAAACACCAATACACTGTAACATAAAGTCAGAAGGAGCAGGAACCAACGTTGgtttaagaaaaatcaatgaCTGTCAAATAACATGCCAGTTCATTCCGTATTGCTTAAAACTAAAAACCTTCCTGCACTTGAGGAATAAAGTAAGGAGAGAAAAACAAAGACACTCAAGCacacaatacttgtcatttcagaAGAGGGGGAAAAACACATATTAAAGCTACGCATGTTTTGCACAGGACAGGTCATTGCAAGAAATTATACCATTAATTGGATAATCAGTTTGTATCGAGAGACAAAGCTTACCATTTCCAATGCTCCCCTGACTACTCCACTTAAGATGTTACAATATAATAGGCCTTGACAGGTATCAGGGAGCTCAACGAAGTCTACCAAGGGGTTATCCTCCAAAATTAGACTGCATGTTGTTCCCTCAACATCCCAATTTGTCACTGTTGCAGTGATTCCTAGGAACATTTTGAGACCGACCTGTTGTCATGAGCAAAAGAAACCATGTTCGGTCAAAACACACTTTAAGCACTGGAATCTACACACCCAAATAGTATGAAGGCACTGAAACATGATATTAGACTGACTGACTGTACAATATAAGCACTACCAAATTTCTCCACTGAATACTTGTCAGCTAAGGTATATCGAGGGGGAGGTACAATGTATCTCCTTACCCCACAATATCAACTAGAAGGCTAGGCTCATAAAGCAATCCCTAATCACTCCATCTTAAAGCGATGAAGTGATGTGCATCAAGAGATCCTCCTTTCACATGCGTGAAGTGAATCAACTCAGAATAAGCATGTGCTTccttgttttttcttgatttgcttctttcttatttgttttcttcatcaagctgactcattttctttctaggCTCATCTTctgtttttttctcttctacTCTCTCCTGctttctcctttttctccaATACTTGATTTATAGGTCAAATTCTAGGATGGTGATAGAATCACCCTTGGCAACTAAAAATAGTTCATAGTAATGCTACTACAGCTGCTGAATATGAAAGTAAATTTGCAAATTGAACTTCTATAGCtaatttaattgaaaattgTAGTTAAAGTCATCGTCTTGTGGGCTCGTTTGAGATTACATTTTTAATGCAATGTAATTTGAGTTTGTTGGAATTCGTATCGTCATTGCTATCGCACACCTAAATATCATGGTTCAGTAGGGAAAGTTCTAGATATATTTTTAGGGATAAATTCAACTGCAAATGTCATGTGAGAGTAATTATCCTAGTGAAACCAAATAGAAATGACTAAGATGCTAGACGAAACAATTTTCTGCAGGAGCTTAAAATCAACAGCAAAGCTACACACTTTCTTATCACTTATTGAGGCAGGCAATTAAGCAGCAGCTAAAAATACACCAGCAGATTTTTAACATGTGAAACCTAATAAAACAAGGATAATGATCTGTGAAGCCACTTGAAATAATAACTCCGAAAAAACTTCACATGAGGAATAAACTCAAGGAATCATAGCTCAAACAGCATATAATTCTTTAGAATAAAAATGAGATAGAGACCTTGGCAATGACTTCAGCTGTCTCCTTGAAATCAACACACCTTGAAACATTAGACTTTGCCAGAAACTCGTCTATGAGCCTGATTCCTATATTATAACCCCTGCAATTCCATCAAACTTCAGTTTCCTATTCGTGAATCCTTGACGAATGCTGCATTTTACACTTCCATAATGCTACCAAAAAACCCTAgctcaagaagaa
Proteins encoded in this region:
- the LOC125850791 gene encoding uncharacterized protein LOC125850791, which translates into the protein MAPVVPRSGDAIFANVERVNAELFTLTYGAIVRQLLTDLEEVDEVNKQLDQMGYNIGIRLIDEFLAKSNVSRCVDFKETAEVIAKVGLKMFLGITATVTNWDVEGTTCSLILEDNPLVDFVELPDTCQGLLYCNILSGVVRGALEMVSMKTEVTWLRDMLRGDDAFELQLKLLKQVPEEYPYKDDE